The Musa acuminata AAA Group cultivar baxijiao chromosome BXJ1-3, Cavendish_Baxijiao_AAA, whole genome shotgun sequence genome window below encodes:
- the LOC103978118 gene encoding enoyl-[acyl-carrier-protein] reductase [NADH] 1, chloroplastic-like isoform X1, with protein MNPGGASVSLTYIACERTIPGYGGGMSSAYAALESDTRVLVFEAGRKGQIRVNTISAGPLGSRAAKAIGFIEKMIDYSYSNAPLQKELLADEVGNTAAFFVSPLASAVTGSVVYVDNGLNTMGLAIDSPTLCVIVGGETSRRLSPCSFFILTTAASSSSLNRERGDCLVAGK; from the exons ATGAATCCAG GGGGTGCTTCAGTGTCTCTAACATACATTGCTTGTGAAAGAACCATCCCAGG ATATGGAGGTGGAATGAGTTCAGCATACGCAGCCTTAGAGAGTGATACCCGA GTGCTGGTGTTTGAAGCTGGAAGAAAAGGCCAAATCAGAGTAAATACAATATCTGCAG GGCCACTGGGAAGTAGAGCAGCAAAAGCCATTGGATTCATCGAGAAGATGATAGATTACTCCTACTCCAACGCCCCACTGCAGAAAGAATTGCTTGCAG ATGAAGTCGGCAACACAGCAGCATTCTTCGTCTCTCCTCTGGCCTCAGCGGTGACCGGTTCAGTCGTGTACGTGGACAACGGGTTGAATACGATGGGACTTGCAATCGACAGCCCAACACTCTGCGTAATAGTAGGGGGCGAGACAAGCAGAAGGCTCTCTCcatgttctttttttattttaacgaCCGCGGCATCATCATCGTCATTGAATAGAGAGCGGGGTGATTGTCTTGTTGCAGGTAAATAG
- the LOC103978118 gene encoding enoyl-[acyl-carrier-protein] reductase [NADH] 1, chloroplastic-like isoform X2: MSSAYAALESDTRVLVFEAGRKGQIRVNTISAGPLGSRAAKAIGFIEKMIDYSYSNAPLQKELLADEVGNTAAFFVSPLASAVTGSVVYVDNGLNTMGLAIDSPTLCVIVGGETSRRLSPCSFFILTTAASSSSLNRERGDCLVAGK, translated from the exons ATGAGTTCAGCATACGCAGCCTTAGAGAGTGATACCCGA GTGCTGGTGTTTGAAGCTGGAAGAAAAGGCCAAATCAGAGTAAATACAATATCTGCAG GGCCACTGGGAAGTAGAGCAGCAAAAGCCATTGGATTCATCGAGAAGATGATAGATTACTCCTACTCCAACGCCCCACTGCAGAAAGAATTGCTTGCAG ATGAAGTCGGCAACACAGCAGCATTCTTCGTCTCTCCTCTGGCCTCAGCGGTGACCGGTTCAGTCGTGTACGTGGACAACGGGTTGAATACGATGGGACTTGCAATCGACAGCCCAACACTCTGCGTAATAGTAGGGGGCGAGACAAGCAGAAGGCTCTCTCcatgttctttttttattttaacgaCCGCGGCATCATCATCGTCATTGAATAGAGAGCGGGGTGATTGTCTTGTTGCAGGTAAATAG
- the LOC103977936 gene encoding protein EMSY-LIKE 3 isoform X2, with protein sequence MAFDPSDSSGTDDDLPPTHQNRGIRGHVTGNGRNIVGAIPYARMQNDMEFQIHRIEQEAYSSILRAFKAQSDAITWEKESLITELRKELRVSDEEHRELLSRVNADDIIRRIREWRQAGGLQSGVLNNVQPDGGRQAPSPTISASRKRQRTSQPARSLSLDAPSPGLYSQPIASSMQPSLSAAKRVAATGAKGKKPKSGQGLPSASSMKSMQYSSAGPSGRGLIANRNSSGAPVIVEPAKKAPYDPLIGRIVMTRWPADNHFYEAVITDYNPVEGLHALVYDKGTNNETWEWVNLKEISPEDIRWEGEDPDINYQPGQGAPGRKIKKSTGRGDAIPGAGRGRETIKNQPKKDFPTSQNGVSKKNTGDIEILHTETLIKEVEKVFGASHPDPLQIEKAKKVLKDHEQSLIDAIARLADASDGERDDEHQFSHEQYMERDGEWRNEQYGGKQHRANHHEDDMITGEGGEDSDGHHLIGDGVASGYQHHGDNDDT encoded by the exons ATGGCGTTCGATCCATCCGATAGCAGCG GAACTGATGATGATCTTCCACCAACTCATCAGAACAGGGGCATAAGAGGACATGTGACTGGTAATGGAAGAAATATTGTTGGTGCTATTCCCTATGCTAGGATGCAGAATGATATGGAGTTTCAGATACATCGAATCGAGCAAGAAGCATACAGTTCAATTCTTCGAGCATTTAAGGCTCAATCTGATGCCATTACTTGG GAGAAAGAAAGTCTAATAACTGAACTTAGAAAGGAGCTGAGAGTGTCAGATGAGGAACACAGAGAACTATTAAGTAGGGTCAATGCTGATGACATAATTCGAAGGATAAG GGAATGGAGGCAAGCAGGTGGGCTCCAATCTGGAGTGCTTAATAATGTTCAACCAGATGGTGGCAGGCAAGCACCAAGCCCCACCATCTCAGCTTCTCGGAAGCGGCAAAGAACGTCACAGCCAGCACGTTCTTTGTCTTTGGATGCACCATCTCCTGGTCTGTACTCACAACCTATTGCATCTTCCATGCAGCCGTCGTTATCGGCTGCAAAAAGGGTAGCTGCAACAGGAGCGAAGGGCAAAAAACCTAAATCG GGTCAGGGATTGCCCAGTGcatcttcgatgaagtccatgcaGTATTCTTCTGCAGGTCCTAGTGGAAGGGGCCTAATTGCAAATAGGAACTCTTCTGGTGCTCCTGTTATAGTCGAACCAGCTAAAAAAGCACCATATGATCCACTAATTGGGCGAATAGTCATGACTAGGTGGCCCGCAGATAATCACTTTTATGAAGCCGTCATCACTGATTATAATCCGGTCGAA GGTCTGCATGCTCTGGTCTATGATAAGGGCACAAACAACGAGACGTGGGAATGGGTCAATTTAAAAGAG ATTTCCCCTGAAGATATAAGATGGGAGGGTGAGGACCCAGATATTAATTATCAGCCTGGGCAAGGTGCACCAGGTCGCAAGATCAAGAAATCCACTGGCCGTGGCGACGCCATTCCAGGTGCCGGAAGGGGAAGAGAAACTATCAAGAATCAGCCTAAGAAAGATTTTCCGACGTCTCAAAATGGCGTCAGCAAGAAGAACACTGGCGACATTGAGATACTTCACACTGAGACTCTCATAAAGGAA GTGGAGAAGGTTTTTGGCGCGAGCCATCCTGATCCTCTTCAGATTGAGAAAGCAAAAAAAGTGTTGAAA GACCATGAACAATCACTAATCGATGCAATTGCAAGACTTGCCGATGCATCCGACGGCGAAAGAG ACGACGAGCACCAGTTTTCACATGAGCAGTACATGGAGCGAGATGGGGAATGGAGAAATGAGCAGTACGGTGGGAAGCAGCACAGAGCTAATCATCATGAGGACGACATGATTACAGGTGAAGGTGGAGAAGACTCGGATGGCCATCATTTGATCGGGGATGGTGTCGCATCTGGCTACCAGCATCACGGCGACAATGATGACACGTAA
- the LOC103977936 gene encoding protein EMSY-LIKE 3 isoform X1: MAFDPSDSSGTDDDLPPTHQNRGIRGHVTGNGRNIVGAIPYARMQNDMEFQIHRIEQEAYSSILRAFKAQSDAITWEKESLITELRKELRVSDEEHRELLSRVNADDIIRRIREWRQAGGLQSGVLNNVQPDGGRQAPSPTISASRKRQRTSQPARSLSLDAPSPGLYSQPIASSMQPSLSAAKRVAATGAKGKKPKSGQGLPSASSMKSMQYSSAGPSGRGLIANRNSSGAPVIVEPAKKAPYDPLIGRIVMTRWPADNHFYEAVITDYNPVEGLHALVYDKGTNNETWEWVNLKEISPEDIRWEGEDPDINYQPGQGAPGRKIKKSTGRGDAIPGAGRGRETIKNQPKKDFPTSQNGVSKKNTGDIEILHTETLIKEVEKVFGASHPDPLQIEKAKKVLKDHEQSLIDAIARLADASDGEREDDEHQFSHEQYMERDGEWRNEQYGGKQHRANHHEDDMITGEGGEDSDGHHLIGDGVASGYQHHGDNDDT; the protein is encoded by the exons ATGGCGTTCGATCCATCCGATAGCAGCG GAACTGATGATGATCTTCCACCAACTCATCAGAACAGGGGCATAAGAGGACATGTGACTGGTAATGGAAGAAATATTGTTGGTGCTATTCCCTATGCTAGGATGCAGAATGATATGGAGTTTCAGATACATCGAATCGAGCAAGAAGCATACAGTTCAATTCTTCGAGCATTTAAGGCTCAATCTGATGCCATTACTTGG GAGAAAGAAAGTCTAATAACTGAACTTAGAAAGGAGCTGAGAGTGTCAGATGAGGAACACAGAGAACTATTAAGTAGGGTCAATGCTGATGACATAATTCGAAGGATAAG GGAATGGAGGCAAGCAGGTGGGCTCCAATCTGGAGTGCTTAATAATGTTCAACCAGATGGTGGCAGGCAAGCACCAAGCCCCACCATCTCAGCTTCTCGGAAGCGGCAAAGAACGTCACAGCCAGCACGTTCTTTGTCTTTGGATGCACCATCTCCTGGTCTGTACTCACAACCTATTGCATCTTCCATGCAGCCGTCGTTATCGGCTGCAAAAAGGGTAGCTGCAACAGGAGCGAAGGGCAAAAAACCTAAATCG GGTCAGGGATTGCCCAGTGcatcttcgatgaagtccatgcaGTATTCTTCTGCAGGTCCTAGTGGAAGGGGCCTAATTGCAAATAGGAACTCTTCTGGTGCTCCTGTTATAGTCGAACCAGCTAAAAAAGCACCATATGATCCACTAATTGGGCGAATAGTCATGACTAGGTGGCCCGCAGATAATCACTTTTATGAAGCCGTCATCACTGATTATAATCCGGTCGAA GGTCTGCATGCTCTGGTCTATGATAAGGGCACAAACAACGAGACGTGGGAATGGGTCAATTTAAAAGAG ATTTCCCCTGAAGATATAAGATGGGAGGGTGAGGACCCAGATATTAATTATCAGCCTGGGCAAGGTGCACCAGGTCGCAAGATCAAGAAATCCACTGGCCGTGGCGACGCCATTCCAGGTGCCGGAAGGGGAAGAGAAACTATCAAGAATCAGCCTAAGAAAGATTTTCCGACGTCTCAAAATGGCGTCAGCAAGAAGAACACTGGCGACATTGAGATACTTCACACTGAGACTCTCATAAAGGAA GTGGAGAAGGTTTTTGGCGCGAGCCATCCTGATCCTCTTCAGATTGAGAAAGCAAAAAAAGTGTTGAAA GACCATGAACAATCACTAATCGATGCAATTGCAAGACTTGCCGATGCATCCGACGGCGAAAGAG AAGACGACGAGCACCAGTTTTCACATGAGCAGTACATGGAGCGAGATGGGGAATGGAGAAATGAGCAGTACGGTGGGAAGCAGCACAGAGCTAATCATCATGAGGACGACATGATTACAGGTGAAGGTGGAGAAGACTCGGATGGCCATCATTTGATCGGGGATGGTGTCGCATCTGGCTACCAGCATCACGGCGACAATGATGACACGTAA
- the LOC103977936 gene encoding protein EMSY-LIKE 3 isoform X3, with product MQNDMEFQIHRIEQEAYSSILRAFKAQSDAITWEKESLITELRKELRVSDEEHRELLSRVNADDIIRRIREWRQAGGLQSGVLNNVQPDGGRQAPSPTISASRKRQRTSQPARSLSLDAPSPGLYSQPIASSMQPSLSAAKRVAATGAKGKKPKSGQGLPSASSMKSMQYSSAGPSGRGLIANRNSSGAPVIVEPAKKAPYDPLIGRIVMTRWPADNHFYEAVITDYNPVEGLHALVYDKGTNNETWEWVNLKEISPEDIRWEGEDPDINYQPGQGAPGRKIKKSTGRGDAIPGAGRGRETIKNQPKKDFPTSQNGVSKKNTGDIEILHTETLIKEVEKVFGASHPDPLQIEKAKKVLKDHEQSLIDAIARLADASDGEREDDEHQFSHEQYMERDGEWRNEQYGGKQHRANHHEDDMITGEGGEDSDGHHLIGDGVASGYQHHGDNDDT from the exons ATGCAGAATGATATGGAGTTTCAGATACATCGAATCGAGCAAGAAGCATACAGTTCAATTCTTCGAGCATTTAAGGCTCAATCTGATGCCATTACTTGG GAGAAAGAAAGTCTAATAACTGAACTTAGAAAGGAGCTGAGAGTGTCAGATGAGGAACACAGAGAACTATTAAGTAGGGTCAATGCTGATGACATAATTCGAAGGATAAG GGAATGGAGGCAAGCAGGTGGGCTCCAATCTGGAGTGCTTAATAATGTTCAACCAGATGGTGGCAGGCAAGCACCAAGCCCCACCATCTCAGCTTCTCGGAAGCGGCAAAGAACGTCACAGCCAGCACGTTCTTTGTCTTTGGATGCACCATCTCCTGGTCTGTACTCACAACCTATTGCATCTTCCATGCAGCCGTCGTTATCGGCTGCAAAAAGGGTAGCTGCAACAGGAGCGAAGGGCAAAAAACCTAAATCG GGTCAGGGATTGCCCAGTGcatcttcgatgaagtccatgcaGTATTCTTCTGCAGGTCCTAGTGGAAGGGGCCTAATTGCAAATAGGAACTCTTCTGGTGCTCCTGTTATAGTCGAACCAGCTAAAAAAGCACCATATGATCCACTAATTGGGCGAATAGTCATGACTAGGTGGCCCGCAGATAATCACTTTTATGAAGCCGTCATCACTGATTATAATCCGGTCGAA GGTCTGCATGCTCTGGTCTATGATAAGGGCACAAACAACGAGACGTGGGAATGGGTCAATTTAAAAGAG ATTTCCCCTGAAGATATAAGATGGGAGGGTGAGGACCCAGATATTAATTATCAGCCTGGGCAAGGTGCACCAGGTCGCAAGATCAAGAAATCCACTGGCCGTGGCGACGCCATTCCAGGTGCCGGAAGGGGAAGAGAAACTATCAAGAATCAGCCTAAGAAAGATTTTCCGACGTCTCAAAATGGCGTCAGCAAGAAGAACACTGGCGACATTGAGATACTTCACACTGAGACTCTCATAAAGGAA GTGGAGAAGGTTTTTGGCGCGAGCCATCCTGATCCTCTTCAGATTGAGAAAGCAAAAAAAGTGTTGAAA GACCATGAACAATCACTAATCGATGCAATTGCAAGACTTGCCGATGCATCCGACGGCGAAAGAG AAGACGACGAGCACCAGTTTTCACATGAGCAGTACATGGAGCGAGATGGGGAATGGAGAAATGAGCAGTACGGTGGGAAGCAGCACAGAGCTAATCATCATGAGGACGACATGATTACAGGTGAAGGTGGAGAAGACTCGGATGGCCATCATTTGATCGGGGATGGTGTCGCATCTGGCTACCAGCATCACGGCGACAATGATGACACGTAA
- the LOC103977936 gene encoding protein EMSY-LIKE 3 isoform X4, with protein sequence MAFDPSDSSGTDDDLPPTHQNRGIRGHVTGNGRNIVGAIPYARMQNDMEFQIHRIEQEAYSSILRAFKAQSDAITWEKESLITELRKELRVSDEEHRELLSRVNADDIIRRIREWRQAGGLQSGVLNNVQPDGGRQAPSPTISASRKRQRTSQPARSLSLDAPSPGLYSQPIASSMQPSLSAAKRVAATGAKGKKPKSGQGLPSASSMKSMQYSSAGPSGRGLIANRNSSGAPVIVEPAKKAPYDPLIGRIVMTRWPADNHFYEAVITDYNPVEGLHALVYDKGTNNETWEWVNLKEISPEDIRWEGEDPDINYQPGQGAPGRKIKKSTGRGDAIPGAGRGRETIKNQPKKDFPTSQNGVSKKNTGDIEILHTETLIKEVEKVFGASHPDPLQIEKAKKVLKDHEQSLIDAIARLADASDGERVNDNLLCF encoded by the exons ATGGCGTTCGATCCATCCGATAGCAGCG GAACTGATGATGATCTTCCACCAACTCATCAGAACAGGGGCATAAGAGGACATGTGACTGGTAATGGAAGAAATATTGTTGGTGCTATTCCCTATGCTAGGATGCAGAATGATATGGAGTTTCAGATACATCGAATCGAGCAAGAAGCATACAGTTCAATTCTTCGAGCATTTAAGGCTCAATCTGATGCCATTACTTGG GAGAAAGAAAGTCTAATAACTGAACTTAGAAAGGAGCTGAGAGTGTCAGATGAGGAACACAGAGAACTATTAAGTAGGGTCAATGCTGATGACATAATTCGAAGGATAAG GGAATGGAGGCAAGCAGGTGGGCTCCAATCTGGAGTGCTTAATAATGTTCAACCAGATGGTGGCAGGCAAGCACCAAGCCCCACCATCTCAGCTTCTCGGAAGCGGCAAAGAACGTCACAGCCAGCACGTTCTTTGTCTTTGGATGCACCATCTCCTGGTCTGTACTCACAACCTATTGCATCTTCCATGCAGCCGTCGTTATCGGCTGCAAAAAGGGTAGCTGCAACAGGAGCGAAGGGCAAAAAACCTAAATCG GGTCAGGGATTGCCCAGTGcatcttcgatgaagtccatgcaGTATTCTTCTGCAGGTCCTAGTGGAAGGGGCCTAATTGCAAATAGGAACTCTTCTGGTGCTCCTGTTATAGTCGAACCAGCTAAAAAAGCACCATATGATCCACTAATTGGGCGAATAGTCATGACTAGGTGGCCCGCAGATAATCACTTTTATGAAGCCGTCATCACTGATTATAATCCGGTCGAA GGTCTGCATGCTCTGGTCTATGATAAGGGCACAAACAACGAGACGTGGGAATGGGTCAATTTAAAAGAG ATTTCCCCTGAAGATATAAGATGGGAGGGTGAGGACCCAGATATTAATTATCAGCCTGGGCAAGGTGCACCAGGTCGCAAGATCAAGAAATCCACTGGCCGTGGCGACGCCATTCCAGGTGCCGGAAGGGGAAGAGAAACTATCAAGAATCAGCCTAAGAAAGATTTTCCGACGTCTCAAAATGGCGTCAGCAAGAAGAACACTGGCGACATTGAGATACTTCACACTGAGACTCTCATAAAGGAA GTGGAGAAGGTTTTTGGCGCGAGCCATCCTGATCCTCTTCAGATTGAGAAAGCAAAAAAAGTGTTGAAA GACCATGAACAATCACTAATCGATGCAATTGCAAGACTTGCCGATGCATCCGACGGCGAAAGAG TTAATGATAATCTTTTGTGTTTCTAA
- the LOC135620586 gene encoding uncharacterized protein LOC135620586, whose amino-acid sequence MLLCHLAFLPLVRHVPPLAAFPKTFFSSPISRSALRWGWYLNRRPLERRGSRRPDRQIGGSRSHSMESKTEARDPAAESRAALADGGKGVRLKLEEFNWDHSFVRELPGDPRSDTIPRQVLHACYSKVSPSAEVESPELVAWSESVAELLDLDPKEFERPDFPLIFSGALPLKGGLPYAQCYGGHQFGVWAGQLGDGRAITLGELLNSRGERWELQLKGAGKTPYSRFADGLAVLRSSIREFLCSEAMIGLGIPTTRALSLVTTGKFVSRDMFYDGNPKDEPGAIVCRVAQSFLRFGSYQIHASRGKEDLDLVRTLADYTICHHFPHIEKMSKSDDLSFEVGVEGSLIVDLTSNKYAAWSVEVAERTASLIASWQGVGFTHGVLNTDNMSVLGLTIDYGPFGFLDAFDPSYTPNTTDLPGRRYCFANQPDIGLWNIAQFTATLSAAQLISKEEANYAMERYGDKFMDEYQSIMTRKLGLSKYNKQLISTLLNNMAVDKVDYTNFFRLLSNIKADTGTPKNELLVPLKAALLDIGQERKEAWTTWVQTYIEELVGSGTSDDERKAAMNSVNPKYILRNYLCQSAIDAAEQGDYGEVRRLLKLMEHPYDDQPGMEKYARLPPAWAYRPGVCMLSCSS is encoded by the exons ATGCTGCtctgccatctcgcctttctacCCCTCGTTCGTCACGTTCCTCCTCTCGCCGCCTTTCCCAAGACCTTCTTCTCCAGCCCAATCTCTCGATCCGCTCTTCGCTGGGGCTGGTACCTGAATCGGCGGCCGTTGGAGCGACGGGGTTCTCGGAGACCCGATCGACAGATCGGAGGATCACGAAGCCATTCCATGGAGTCCAAGACGGAGGCGCGGGATCCGGCGGCGGAATCTCGGGCCGCGCTCGCCGATGGCGGAAAGGGCGTGCGGTTGAAGCTCGAGGAGTTTAATTGGGACCACTCCTTCGTGCGGGAGCTGCCTGGTGATCCAAGATCCGATACGATCCCTCGCCAG GTGCTTCATGCATGTTACAGTAAAGTATCTCCATCTGCTGAAGTGGAAAGTCCTGAGCTTGTAGCTTGGTCAGAATCAGTTGCTGAATTGCTTGATTTGGATCCAAAAGA ATTTGAGCGGCCTGATTTCCCTTTAATATTCTCTGGAGCATTACCTCTAAAGGGAGG GTTACCTTATGCACAGTGCTATGGGGGTCACCAATTTGGTGTGTGGGCTGGTCAGCTAGGGGATGGACGCGCAATTACACTTGGTGAACTTCTAAATTCTCGAGGCGAAAGATGGGAATTGCAGCTTAAGGGTGCTGGGAAGACTCCTTATAGCCGATTTGCAGATGGTCTGGCAGTCCTTCGTAGCAGCATTCGTGAATTTCTTTGCAGTGAGGCAATGATTGGACTAGGAATTCCCACTACTCGTGCACTCTCTCTTGTTACCACTGGCAAATTTGTTAGTCGAGACATGTTTTACGA CGGCAATCCTAAGGATGAACCTGGTGCAATTGTTTGCCGTGTTGCTCAGTCCTTCTTGCGTTTTGGTTCATATCAAATTCATGCCTCTAGGGGAAAAGAAGACCTTGATCTTGTTCGAACTTTGGCAGATTACACAATTTGCCATCATTTTCCCCATATTGAGAAAATGagcaaaagtgatgacttgtcttTTGAGGTCGGTGTCGAGGGCTCTTTGATAGTGGATCTGACATCTAACAAGTATGCAG CTTGGTCAGTCGAGGTTGCTGAGCGCACTGCTTCCTTGATTGCCAGTTGGCAAGGAGTTGGCTTCACCCATGGTGTTCTGAACACCGATAACATGAGTGTGTTGGGTCTGACCATTGACTACGGGCCTTTTGGTTTTCTGGATGCATTTGATCCAAGTTATACTCCAAATACTACAGACCTTCCTGGGAGGAGGTACTGTTTTGCAAACCAGCCTGATATTGGCTTGTGGAATATTGCACAATTTACTGCAACCTTATCGGCTGCACAATTGatcagcaaagaggaggcaaactatgCTATGGAAAG ATATGGAGACAAATTCATGGACGAATACCAGTCCATAATGACCAGGAAACTAGGTTTATCCAAATACAATAAACAACTTATAAGTACCCTTCTCAACAACATGGCTGTTGACAAAGTTGATTACACAAACTTCTTTCGGTTGCTTTCAAATATAAAAGCGGACACTGGTACTCCCAAAAATGAGCTCCTCGTCCCTCTTAAAGCTGCTTTGTTGGACATTGGCCAGGAGCGGAAGGAGGCATGGACCACTTGGGTGCAAACCTATATTGAAGAG TTGGTTGGTAGTGGTACGTCGGACGATGAACGGAAGGCCGCGATGAACTCTGTTAACCCAAAGTACATCCTCCGGAACTATCTGTGCCAAAGCGCCATCGATGCAGCTGAACAAGGCGACTATGGGGAGGTTCGCAGGCTTCTGAAACTCATGGAGCACCCATACGATGATCAACCGGGAATGGAGAAGTACGCACGGTTGCCACCTGCATGGGCTTACAGACCAGGTGTGTGCATGCTATCATGCTCATCTTGA
- the LOC103977938 gene encoding uncharacterized protein LOC103977938, protein MARQYSVKPLQSFYGLGAESPCPSSTSFKIRSLLKVYLLRHISHAKSVVAELLKKKKKAIDSNRDFKLRKTKKKLFGFFKLHRSWSSSCVTPMPPQLPISEFDDSTVIFTEDRAGEAEPPLGGCLDWLEDESEASGGDTGEGSEIDRLAERFIARCHEKFRLEKQESYRRYQEMLARSI, encoded by the coding sequence ATGGCCAGGCAATACAGTGTCAAGCCCCTGCAGTCTTTCTATGGCTTGGGAGCGGAATCGCCATGCCCAAGCTCAACTTCCTTCAAGATCAGAAGCCTGCTCAAGGTCTACCTCCTTCGACACATCTCCCATGCCAAGTCCGTGGTCGCGGAGCttcttaagaagaagaagaaggccatCGACAGCAACCGCGACTTTAAGCtgaggaagacgaagaagaagctcTTCGGCTTCTTTAAGCTGCACCGTAGCTGGTCATCCTCGTGCGTGACACCCATGCCGCCGCAGCTTCCCATCTCGGAGTTTGATGACTCGACGGTGATCTTCACCGAGGACAGAGCTGGTGAGGCGGAGCCACCACTCGGTGGATGCCTCGACTGGCTCGAGGACGAGTCGGAGGCTTCGGGAGGGGATACGGGCGAAGGAAGCGAGATCGATCGGCTCGCGGAGAGGTTTATAGCGAGGTGCCATGAGAAGTTTAGGCTGGAGAAGCAGGAGTCGTACAGGAGGTACCAGGAGATGCTTGCAAGAAGCATATGA
- the LOC103977939 gene encoding uncharacterized protein LOC103977939: protein MAAEVGAMNQGSLKGKVVMVTGASSGIGREICLDLAAAGCKIVAAAGCKIAAAARRVDRLKSLGDEINGSSNTVQAVAVELDVSRKSPAIEAAVHDAWNAFGGIDALVNNAGVRGGVYSAVDWSEEEWHRIMTTNLTGQWLVSKHVCIRMRDAKQKGAVINISSIAGTARGQLPGSLAYTASKTGVNSITWVMALEMGRYGIRTNSVCPGILKSEITERLMEKEWISKVARRTVPLGTFGTANPSITSLIRYLVDDASEYVNGNVFIVDAGATLPGVPLFSSL, encoded by the exons ATGGCGGCAGAGGTGGGAGCGATGAATCAGGGGAGCTTGAAGGGCAAGGTGGTGATGGTCACCGGCGCCTCCTCCGGCATCGGCCGGGAGATATGCCTCGACCTCGCCGCCGCCGGGTGCAAGATCGTTGCCGCCGCCGGGTGCAAGATCGCTGCCGCCGCGCGGAGGGTCGATCGCCTCAAATCCCTCGGCGACGAGATCAACGGCTCCTCCAACACTGTCCAAGCCGTCGCCGTGGAGCTCGACGTCAGCCGCAAGAGCCCCGCGATCGAGGCCGCCGTGCACGACGCGTGGAACGCCTTCGGCGGCATCGACGCGTTGGTGAACAACGCCGGAGTTAGAG GTGGCGTGTACTCGGCGGTGGACTGGTCCGAGGAAGAGTGGCACAGGATCATGACCACCAACCTAACCGGGCAGTGGCTGGTGTCGAAGCACGTGTGCATACGCATGCGAGATGCGAAGCAGAAGGGCGCGGTGATCAACATCTCATCCATCGCCGGCACTGCACGCGGCCAGCTGCCCGGATCGCTCGCCTACACTGCATCCAAAACAGGCGTGAACTCCATCACGTGG GTTATGGCGTTGGAGATGGGACGATACGGGATAAGAACGAACTCGGTGTGTCCTGGGATCCTCAAGTCGGAGATAACGGAGCGTCTCATGGAGAAGGAATGGATCAGTAAAGTGGCGAGGAGGACAGTACCTTTGGGGACTTTTGGCACGGCGAATCCTTCCATCACCTCGCTCATCCGCTATCTGGTCGATGATGCGTCGGAGTACGTGAATGGGAATGTGTTCATCGTTGATGCAGGTGCCACGCTCCCGGGGGTCCCCCTCTTCTCTTCCCTGTAA